Proteins from a genomic interval of Narcine bancroftii isolate sNarBan1 chromosome 12, sNarBan1.hap1, whole genome shotgun sequence:
- the wdr24 gene encoding GATOR2 complex protein WDR24, whose protein sequence is MEKMARVTTALSGTTITGQTMFCHLDAPANAISVCRDAAQVVVAGRNIFKIYSLEEEQFLERANLRVGRKLSLNFSCADVVWHQMDDNLLATAATNGAVVTWNLGKPSRNKQDQLFNEHKRTVNKVCFHPTEVHMLLSGSQDGYMKCFDLRKRESVSTFSGQSESVRDVQFSVRDYFTFAASFENGNVQLWDIRRPDRYERMFTAHNGPVFCCDWHPDDKGWLATGGRDKMVKVWDMTTNRTKEIYCVQTIASVARVKWRPEVKYHLATCSMMVDHNIYVWDVRRPYIPFAMFEEHKDVTTGIMWRHIHDPYYLLSGSKDSTLYQHMFKDASRPVDRANPEGLCYGLFGDLAFAGKDSMFTSDSNRKTYGGDRRYPIFFFKKPDLSEQFANVSSALNVFEADRISNSTNWFVNMAQKYLLTGRSLAELCDHNAKIAKELYRYQVAQTWTMLRIVYSSPGAISAVNLNQSIGKSGGLPHINSFKEISAPLGNETRLERAKSEHRQEVNHIDSSNPLVTANEENEETEGSDVPADYLFGDVEGDEDDLYMVDHENAPEEHEYILPQEAFQLRHEIIDNPSAPDHLQDKVESPHVSGNEAETVCLSPIESYSLMSISQPLYDAHLPADYFNSLVKDMLHYYAEQGDVQMAVSVLIVLGDRIRKEIDEQTQEHWYTSYIDLLQRFKLWNISNEVIKLSTCSSINCFNQASTTLHINCTNCKRPMSSKGWICDRCHQCASMCAVCHQVVRGLFVWCQGCSHGGHLQHIMNWLRTSSHCPAGCGHQCEYT, encoded by the exons ATGGAGAAAATGGCAAGAGTGACTACAGCCCTAAGTGGCACAACCATCACAGGACAAACAATGTTCTGCCATCTTGATGCACCTGCCAATGCTATTAGTGTATGTAGGGATGCTGCCCAGGTGGTGGTGGCCGGTCGCAACATTTTCAAAATCTATTCCCTCGAGGAGGAACAATTCTTGGAAAGGGCCAACCTTCGGGTTGGACGCAAGCTCTCTTTAAACTTCAGCTGTGCTGATGTAGTGTGGCATCAGATGGACGATAACTTGCTGGCAACAGCAGCCACAAATGGAGCTGTGGTGACGTGGAATCTAGGCAAACCATCTCGCAACAAACAGGACCAGCTTTTCAATGAGCACAAACGCACAGTCAACAAGGTGTGCTTCCATCCCACTGAGGTTCACATGCTGTTGAGTGGCTCCCAGGATGGATACATGAAATGCTTTGATCTCAGGAAGAGGGAATCAGTGAGCACTTTCTCTG GTCAATCAGAAAGTGTCCGGGATGTCCAGTTCAGTGTAAGGGATTATTTCACATTTGCTGCTTCGTTTGAAAATGGTAATGTTCAGCTCTGGGACATAAGACGTCCAGATAGATATGAACGTATGTTTACAGCGCATAATGGACCTGTTTTCTGCTGTGATTGGCATCCAGATGATAA AGGTTGGTTAGCCACAGGAGGACGTGACAAAATGGTGAAAGTATGGGACATGACTACAAACAGAACCAAAGAAATCTACTGTGTACAGACTATCGCTTCTGTAGCTCGAGTGAAATGGAGACCGGAAGTAAAGTACCATCTCGCAACCTGTTCCATGATGGTTGATCACAACATTTACGTTTGGGACGTCCGACGCCCATACATTCCATTTGCCATGTTTGAGGAACACAAGGATGTTACTACAGGAATTATGTGGCGTCATATTCATGATCCTTATTACTTACTTTCAGGGTCAAAAGATAGTACACTGTATCAGCACATGTTTAAAGATGCCAGTAGGCCTGTTGATCGTGCCAATCCAGAAGGATTGTGCTATGGGTTATTTGGAGACTTGGCGTTTGCAGGAAAAGATAGCATGTTCACTAGTGACTCAAATCGGAAAACCTATGGAGGTGACAGACGTTATCCCATTTTTTTCTTCAAGAAGCCTGATTTATCGGAGCAGTTTGCAAATGTTTCCAGTGCTCTTAATGTGTTTGAAGCAGATCGGATCAGCAACTCCACAAATTGGTTTGTCAACATGGCACAAAAGTATCTTCTAACTGGACGCTCGTTGGCTGAGCTCTGTGATCATAATGCAAAAATTGCTAAAGAATTGTATCGTTATCAG GTGGCCCAGACGTGGACGATGCTAAGGATTGTGTATTCCAGTCCAGGTGCCATTTCAGCTGTAAACTTAAATCAGAGTATTGGCAAGAGTGGAGGGTTGCCTCATATAAACAg TTTTAAGGAGATCTCTGCCCCCCTTGGCAATGAAACCAGGTTGGAGAGAGCAAAGTCAGAACATCGACAGGAGGTTAACCACATTGATTCCTCAAACCCACTGGTTACTGCAAATGAAG agaatgaggaaacagaaGGTAGTGATGTTCCTGCAGATTACCTGTTTGGAGATGTGGAAGGAGATGAAGATGACCTTTACATGGTGGATCACGAAAATGCTCCTG AGGAACATGAATACATTTTGCCTCAGGAGGCATTTCAACTGCGTCATGAGATTATAGATAACCCTTCTGCTCCAGACCATCTCCAGGATAAAGTGGAATCTCCACATGTCAGTGGAAATGAAGCTGAGACGGTGTGCTTGAGCCCAATTGAATCCTATTCCCTTATGTCGATCTCTCAGCCTCTTTATGATGCCCATCTTCCTGCTGATTATTTTAATTCCCTTGTTAAGGACATGCTGCATTACTATGCAGAGCAGGGAGATGTGCAAATGGCTGTATCAGTCCTCATTGTACTTGGTGATCGTATTCGGAAAGAAATTGATGAGCAAACACAG GAACATTGGTACACTTCATACATTGATCTGCTGCAGCGTTTCAAACTGTGGAACATTTCAAATGAGGTGATCAAGCTGAGCACATGCAGCTCCATCAATTGTTTTAACCAGGCATCCACTACACTTCACATCAACTGCACCAATTGCAAGCGACCAATGAGCAGCAAGGGCTGGATCTGCGATAG atGCCACCAGTGTGCCAGCATGTGTGCTGTGTGCCATCAAGTTGTACGAGGGTTATTTGTTTGGTGCCAGGGATGTAGCCATGGTGGACACTTGCAGCACATCATGAACTGGTTGAGGACTAGTTCACATTGCCCAGCTGGATGTGGTCACCAGTGTGAATATACATGA